DNA sequence from the Stenotrophomonas sp. 24(2023) genome:
CGCTGGCCGTGCAGGCCGACCATCGCCCCGAACAGGCCAGCGGCACGCAACCGCCGACCGCGCCACCGGCCCACTGGCCACTGCGCCCTGGCTGGCTGCTGCAGCCGGCACAGCCCTTGCGCGATCCGCGCCTGCGCGTGCTGTCCGGCCCCGAGCGCATCGAGTCGGGCTGGTGGGACCAGCACGATGCGCGCCGCGATTACTACGTCGTGGAAACCAGCCACGGCCAGCGCGGCTGGGCGTACCGCCTGCGCGACGATCCGCGCGCGCCCTGGATGCTGCACGGCTGGTTCGGGTGAATGCCGTGGCCGATACCCACCCTGCCTACGCCGAACTGCATTGCCTGTCGGCCTTCAGTTTCCAGCGTGGTGCTTCCACCGCCGAAGAACTGTTCGCCCGCGCCCGGGGCCAGGGCTACCGCGCCCTGGCGATCACCGACGAATGTTCGCTGGCCGGCATCGTGCGCGCCTGGCAGGCCGCCAGGCAACACGGCATCGCGCTGATCACCGGTGCCGAGTTCCAGCTGGAAGACGGGCCGAAACTGGCCCTGCTGTGCAGCGACCAGGCGGCCTATGCCGCCCTGTGCCAACTGATCACCACCTGCCGCCGGCGTGCGCCCAAGGGCCGTTACCGCTGCCTGCGCGAGGATCTGCAGGGCCTGCCCGACGGGCTGTTGTGCCTGTGGCTGGACCCGCGCCCGCACGCCAGCGATCTGCCCTGGCTGCAGGCCTGCTTTCCGCAGCGGTTGTGGTTGGCGGTGGAGCTGCACCGCCAGGACGACGACGCGCCACGCCTGCAGCAGCTGCAGGCGTTCGGCCAGCGCCATCGGATACCGCTGGTCGCCAGCGGCGATGTGCACATGCATGTGCGCCGCCGCCGCGCGCTGCAGGACACGCTGACCGCGATCCGCCACCGCTGCAGCGTGGCCGAAGCTGGATGGCGGCTGTTTCCCAACGGCGAACGCCACCTGCGCCCGCGCTCGGCCCTGGCCACGCTGTACCCGCCGGAGCTGCTGGCCGAAAGCGTGCGCATCGCCGAACGCTGCCACTTCCAGCTGGAGCAGCTGCGCTACACCTACCCGCGCGAGCTGGTGCCCGACGGCCACAGCCCCGACAGCTGGCTGCGCGCGCTGGTGGAGCGCGGCATTGCAACGCGCTGGCCGAAGGGCATCAAGCCGGCGCAGCGGACCCAGATCGAGAAGGAGCTCGACCTGATCGCCACCAAGCAGTACGCCTCCTACTTCCTCACCGTGCAGGACATCGTGGCCTTCGCCCGCAGCCGCCAGATCCTGTGCCAGGGCCGGGGGTCGGCCGCCAATTCGGCGGTGTGCTTCGTGCTGGGCGTCACCGAAATCAACCCGGAAGACAGCAACCTGCTGTTCGAGCGCTTCATTTCCGCCGAGCGCGATGAACCACCGGACATCGACATCGATTTCGAGCACGAGCGCCGCGAGGAAGTGCTGCAGTACGTGTTCAACCGCTATGGCCGCGAGCGTGCCGCGCTGACCGCCGTGGCGATCAGTTACCGTGGCCGCAGTGCGATCCGTGATGTCGCCCGCGCGCTGGGCCTGCCGATGGACCAGGTGAATGAACTGGGCGCGGCGATGGACCATTGGGGCGGTGCCATCCCGCTGCCGGATACGCTGCGCGAGCGCGGCTTCGACCCGGACACGCCGCTGATGCGGCGGCTGCTGGCGCTGACCGCGGAACTGATCGATTTCCCGCGCCACCTGTCCCAGCATCCCGGGGGTTTCGTCATTTCCGAATACCCGTTGTCGACGCTGGTGCCAGTGGAAAATGCCGCCATGGCCGAGCGCACGGTCATCCAGTGGGACAAGGACGACCTGGATGCGGTGGGCCTGATGAAGGTCGACTGCCTGGCGCTGGGCATGCTCACCGCCATCCGCAAATGCCTGGCCATGCTCAAGCAGCACGGCTATCACAGCGGGGACATGGCCGCCATCAAGCAAGGTGACACCGCGACCTACGACATGATCTGCCGGGCCGATACCCTCGGCGTGTTCCAGATCGAATCCCGCGCGCAGATGGCCATGCTGCCGCGCATGCAGCCGCGCTGCTTCTACGATCTGGTGATCGAAGTAGCCATCGTGCGCCCCGGGCCGATCCAGGGCGACATGGTGCACCCCTACCTAGAACGGCGGCGCAGGCTGCGCGAAGAAGGCCCGGACGCACTGCAGGCCGATGCGGAACTGCTGTACCCGCACCGGCTGCGCCATGTGTTCGAACGCACCCTGGGCGTGCCCCTGTTCCAGGAACAGGTGATGCAGGTCGCCGTCGATGCCGCCGGCTACACACCCGGGCAGGCCGACGAACTGCGCCGCTCGATGGCCGCCTGGAAGCGCCGCGGCGGCCTGGAACCGCACCGCGAACGCCTGCTCACCGGCATGCTGGGCAACAACTACAGCCTGGCATTTGCCGAACGCCTGTTCGAACAGATCAAGGGCTTCGGCAACTACGGCTTCCCTGAAAGCCACGCGGCCAGCTTCGCCCTGCTTACCTACATCAGCTGCTGGCTCAAGTGCCATCATCCGGCCGCCTTCGTGGCCAGCCTCATCAACAGCCAGCCCCTGGGCTTCTACAGCCCCGACCAGCTGCTGCAGGATGCCCGCCGCCAGGGCGTGCGCGTGCTGCCGGTGGACGTGCGCCACAGCGAGTGGAACTGCACCCTGGTGGTGATCGATGAGCGTGCCCATCCGGCCATCCGCCTGGGCCTGCGGATGGTGGAAGGCTTCAACGAACAGGCCGCGCAGACAATCGGCCACGAACGGGCACGCCGCGCCTTCGACGATGCCGCCGACCTGTGCCGGCGCTGCGCACTGGACCGACGCCTGCAGGGGCTGCTGGCCGATGCCGGTGCGCTGCGCGGGCTCAGCGGCCATCGCCATCGCGCGCGCTGGGACATCGCCGGCGTGGAAAACCACCTGCCACTGTTCGAGCAGGCCCCGGCCACTGCCGAAGCACGCGTCGCCCTGCCCCTGCCCAGTGCCTGGCAGGACCTGCAGGCCGACTACCGCACCACCGGCACCACCCTGGGCCGGCACCCGCTGAGCTTCCTGCGCGCCCAGCTGCAGGCACGGGGCTGCCGCCTGTCCAGCCAGCTGGCCGGCACCGCACATGGCCGCCGCGTCCGCTTCGCCGGGCTGGTGCGCATGCGCCAGCGCCCACAGACCGCCAGCGGCGTGACCTTCCTGACCCTGGAAGACGAAGCCGGCATGGTCAATGCCGTGGTCTGGCGCCACGTCGCCGACCGCCAGCACCGCATCCTCGTCGACAGCCAGCTGATGCAGATCGAAGGCCGCCTGGAACGCGCCGACGGCGTGCAGCACCTGATCGTGCAGCGCATGGAGCAACTTGATGGCCTGCTGGAAGGCCTGCGCAGCCACAGCCGCGATTTCCGGTAAACGCAGCGGCTACCCATCCGCACCACGTTTCCGTTATTGTCGCTGCATTCCAAGGAAGGAAAGGATCTGCCCATGGGCCGTGCCCTGAACGTGACCACGCTGCTGGTCTCCAGCCTCGCCCTGCTTGTTTCCGGCTGGACCGCCTGGCGCCTGCATGACAGCCAATCCCCCCAGCGTGTGCTGGACGTGCGCGGGGTGGTCGTGCGCGATGCCAAGGGCACGCCACGCGTGCTGCTGGGCGCGCCGCTGCCCGATCCCACCCGCCATGGCCAGAGCGCCGGCCCGCGTGCCAGCGCACTGTCAGGCCTGGTGCTGCTGGGGCCGGATGGTTCCGAACGCGGCGGTTATGGCACCACCGACATCGGCGGCGAAGCGCTGCTCACCCTCGACGATGCCAACGGCAGCACCGAAGTATTCAAGGTCGTGGCCAACCGCGACCAGGGCGCCACCCTGATGGTCAAGCACCAGAACAACACCGGCGCGATGCTCACCTCGTGGCAGGGCAAGCCGGAGCTGATGTTCGTCGATGACAGCGGTCAGTCATACTACGTGCGTCCGGGCGCCAGCGCCGCGCCCTGACACTGCCCGGCCGCAGGCTGCCATGGGTCACCCCTGCGGATATGCCACACTGACTGCTGCCCTGTGACCCTATCCGTCCAGGCACACCCTGCTCCTGGAGTTTCCATGCCGCTCGCCCCCGCTACCTGGCCCGTTGCCAGCAGCGTCGAACAGATTGCCGCCAACCTTGCCGCGGTACGCCACCGCATCACCACCGCCTGCCAGCGCGCAGGCCGTGACCCGGCCAGCGTGCGCCTGTTGCCGGTCAGCAAGACCGTCGATGAGGCGCGCCTGCGCATGGCCTATGCCGCTGGCTGCCGGCAACTGGGCGAGAACAAGGTGCAGGAAGCCCAGCACAAGGCCGACGCCATGGCCGACCTGACCGACCTGCAGTGGTCGGTGATCGGCCATCTGCAGACCAACAAGGCGCGCCAGGTCGCCCGGTTCGCCCGTGAATTCCAGGCACTGGACAGCCTGCGCGTGGCCGAGGTCCTGCAGCAGCGCCTGCAGCACGAAGACCGCACGCTGGACGTATTCGTGCAGGTCAATACGTCCGACGAAGCCAGCAAGTACGGGCTGGAGCCCGAGGCCGTGGCCGGTTTCCTGCAGCAGCTGCCCGCCTTCGACCGGCTGCATGTGCGTGGCCTGATGACCCTGGCCCTGTTCACGCCCGAGGTGGACCGTGTCCGCGCGTGCTTCGTACGCCTGCGCACGCTGCGCGACCAGCTGCGCGACAACGCACCGGCCGGCATCGACCTGGATGGGCTGTCGATGGGCATGTCGGGCGATTTCGAAGTCGCCATCGAAGAAGGCGCCACCGTCGTCCGCGTCGGCCAGGCCATCTTCGGTGCCCGCGCCACCCCGGACAGCCATTACTGGCCCGTGGCAGCGAACGGCGCAGGGTAAGCGCCCCGGACACCCCCACGGCGCGCAGCCGCCCCCAGACCGTAGGCTTGCCGCATGCTCGTCGTCCCTGCCGCCCTCCATGCCATCGCCACCGACCTGCAGCAACGCCTGCAGCCCCACCAGACACACCTCCCGCTGGGCGAGCATGTGCTGTCGATCAACGGCGAAGACCTGCGGTTCCCTGCACGCCTCTACGTACCCCCCAGCGTCCTGTTCAAGGTCGCGTCCCAGCTGACCGGTGATGCACGCAGCCTGTGCCTGTGCCTGGCCATGCGTCATTACGATGGCCACGTCCGTCAGCGTGCCGTGGAACAGCTCGGCCCCGTCGACATGGCATGGGCGCAGGCCTTCCATCTGGCTCTGCTGGGGGAATATGTAGACGAGGTATCACAGGCCGTCGCAGTACAGGCCAGGCACACCGGGCTTGCCACCTATGCGCAGCTGGCACGTGAGAATCCCGGTTTTTTCCGGCTGGCCCACCAGCGCGCCATCAGTTACTGGAACGCCTACTACCGGCACCGTTATCCCCGCCATCGGCAATTTCCAGCCGTCGCGCTGCTGGGGGACATGATCGATTACCGGTAACCGGCAGCGTCCAGCGTTGGTCGGCTGCCCTTCGCAACCCACCATCGACACCCCGCGCTACGCACGTCCGCCGGCCAACAGTCGACTCTCCACCCGCCCCGTGCGGCAGGGACGTCCCTGCCGCCAGGAACCCGCCAACGGCTCAGGCCTTCAGCACCTCGACCTTGTAGGCCGCCTGGCCATCGATGTGCTCGATGATCAGGCCGTGCACGTCCGATTCAAAGCCCGGGAAGCGCGCGTTCTGCTCGCGGGCGATGCGCAGCGACTGGATGATCGGCTCATCGCTGGCACCAAAGCGCTCACCCGGCATGATGGTCGGAATGCCCGGCGGATACGGCACAAGCATGGTCGCGGCGATGCGGCCACTGAGCTGCTCGATGTCCACCCGTTCGATCTCACCCTTCACCAGGTGGTCGTAGGCCTCGGCCGGGGTCTTCACCGGTACCGGCAGGTCCACGTACATCTCACGCATCACCTTGGCCACGGCAAATGTCTGGTTGAACGCATGCAGCGCGTCGCACAGGTCACGCAGGCCCCAGCCGGCATAGGCCAGCGGATAATCGGCGGCCAGCGTCGGCAGCGCCTGGTTCAACGGCGCATTGCGGTCATACAGATCCTTGAACGCCATCAATTCGGTGACCAGCGTGCTCCACTTGCCCTTGGTGATGCCCATCGAGAACAGGAACAGCACCGAGTAGAGGTTGGTTTTTTCCACGGTGATGCCGCGGCCCCACAGGAACTTGCTCAGCACGGCCGCCGGAATGCCCAGCTTGCCCATGCTGCCGTCCATCGACAGCCCCGGGGTCAGCAGGGTCACCTTGATCGGATCGATCAGCACGTAGTCGTCCACCAGCCCGTCAAACCCATGCCAGTGGTCGGACGGCTGCAGGTACCACTCCTCACGCTTGGCCACGATCGGCGCCGGGGTATCGCCCTTGTCCAGGCTGCGCTCGACCTTGGTCGGCTGCCACACGCTGAACCACCAGTCATCGCGGCCCAGGTCGTCGCGCACGTGCAGCATCGCGCGGCGGAAGGCGATGGCCTCGTCGTGCATCTCCTGCACCAGCGAACGCCCGGATTCACCTTCCATCATCTTCGAGGCCACGTCACAGGCAGCGATGACGCCGTAGTGCGGGCTGGTCGAGGTGTGCATCATGAAGGCTTCGTTGAAGCGTGCCACGTCCAGGTCACGGCTGGCCGAGTTGCGCACGTGGATCATCGAGGCCTGCGAGAACGCCGCCAGCAGCTTGTGCGTGGAGTGTGTGGTGAAGATGATCGCGTCCTGCTCGCGCGGCTTGCCCTTGGCCATGCCGTAATGGTTCTCGTAGAACGGATGGAACGCGGCGTAGGCATACCAGGCCTCGTCGAAATGCAGGAACTCCACCGCACTGCCGATCTCGTCGGCGATCTTCTCGGCGTTGTAGCACAGGCCGTCATAGGTGGAATTGGTGACCACCGCGATGCGCGGCTTGGAGCCGGCATGGTAGGCCTTGCTGGCCAGCGGGTTGTCGGCGATACGCTGCTGCAGCGCCTCGGGCGTGAACTGATCCAGACTGATCGGGCCGATGATGCCGTGCGCGTTGCGGCTGGGGGTGAAATACACCGGCACCGCGCCGGTCATGATCAGCGAATGCAGCAGCGACTTGTGGCAGTTGCGGTCCACGAACACCACATCACCGCGGGCCACCGAGCCATGCCAGACGATCTTGTTGGCGGTGGAGGTGCCGTTGGTGACGAAGAAGGTATGGTCGGCACCGAAATTGCGCGCCGCTTCCTCTTCAGCATCCTTGATCGGCCCGGTATGGTCGAGCAGCGAACCCAGTTCGGGCACGGAAATCGACAGGTCACTGCGCAGCGTGTTCTCGCCATAGAACTGGTGGAAGGCACGGCCCACCGGCGATTTGGTGAACGCCACGCCACCCGCGTGCCCGGGCGTATGCCAGGAATAGTTCGATTCGGCCGCGTGGTGGATCAGGGCCTTGAAGAACGGCGGCAGCAGGTGCTGCATGTAGTCATCGGCCGCGCGCATCACCTGGCGGGCGATGAAGTTCTTGGTGTCCTCGAACAGGAAGATGAAGCCGTGGATGTGCTTGATCAGCTTGCTTGGCACCTTTTCGATGGTGCGCCGTTCACCGTACAGGAACACCGGCAGGTTCGCCCGGCGCGCGCTCTGCTCGCGCAGGAAGGCCGTCAGGCGCTGGAACTCGCCCTCTGATTCTTCGCTGCCATCGATGGAGATCAGTACCGCCGATGCCGCCACATAGGTGCGCGCACCGGCCTTGGCATCATCCAGGTTCAGGCCACACAGCACGCGCTGGTCGTTGCCGCGCAGCTCCTCGACCAGTGCACGGATCAGGATGCCGCCGATGCGCGGCGAATCGTAGTCGCCATCGATGACGATGATGGGGTAGTCCAGGGACTTGAAGTACACGGTGATTCTCCTTGACGAACTCAGGAACGCTGGGCACCGGCGGCGATCGCCGAGGCCTCACGGGCGCGCTGCCGCTGCTGGCGGCGCTCCTCGCTGAAGAAGGGATAGAACACGGTGATGAACAGCACGAACAGGAACGCGTACTGCACGATCGTTCCCGACGAGCCGTAGATCGCCCACAGGCAGTACACGACGGTCAGGCTGGTCAATGTCCAGAACGCACCGGTGTGGATGATGGTGTGCGAGCGCTCGACCACGAAGTAGCAGGCCACGCAGGAATAGATGTAGGGCAGCAGGGTCAGCACCACAGCCGCCGAGGTGATGACATCGAACTGGGCCGAGGCGGTTTTCGACGTGGAGGTGACCAGCACCGCCAGGGTCATCAGCACGGCCACGATCAGTACGCCCTTGACCGGCACGTCATCCTTGTTGGTCCTGCTGAAGATGCTCGGGAACAGGCCATCATCGGAGGCCGCCTTGGCGCTCTGCGCGGTCAGCAGGATCCAGCCACCCAGCGAACCTGCCGCACCGATGAAGGCGCACAGGCTGACCAGCGCCCCGCCCCAGCCGCCGACGGCCTTGGCCGCGGCCAGTGCGAACGGTGCATCGGAGACCTGCAGTTCCGCGTTCGGCACCATGCCCATGATGACCGAGGAGCTGGCGATGTAGGCAATGGCGGCCAGGAACACGCCGGCCAGGGTGGCGCGGGCCACGTTCTTTTCCGGGTTTTCCACCACGCCGGCAGTCACCGAGGCCGATTCAACGCCGATGAAGGCCCACAGGGTCAAGGCCGCTGCGCTGGAGATCGCGCCGAAGTTGGATTCACCCGATACGTTGTAGGCACCCTTGAAGATGTCGGCATCGAAGAAGAACCAGCCGAAGATGGCAATGCCCAGGATCGGCACCAGCGCGAAGCTGGTGGTGACCGTCTGCACGCGGCTGACGAAGGCCGGGCCGATCATGTTGGCAAAGCTCAGCGCCCAGACCAGGACCAGCACGGCGATGCAGCGCACCAGCGGTTCGGACAGGATCGGAAAGAAGTAGCTGAAGTACCCCACCGCCGCGATGGGAATGGCCACGTTGCCGATCCAGTTGGCAAACCAGTAGATGGTATTGGTCTGGAAACCCATGTAGGGCCCGAACCAGTCGCGTGCATAGGCATAGGGGCCGCCGGCCTTGGGCGCGAGCTTGCCCAGCTTGGCGAACACGAATGCCAGCAGCAGCGCACCGGCGGTGGTGATCAGCCAGCCCCAGATCGACGCCGTGCCGATCTTGGCCAGGCTGGAAGGCAGCAGGAACACGCCTGAGCCCATCATGTTGCCGGCAACGAGGAAGGTGGCGCCGACCACCCCGATTTTCTTTGCTTGTGCCATGACACTCTCCTGCACCCGGCATGGGCCCGGCCGATGCCGGGCATGGAATGGACGGCGCGGGCGCGTACCAGGCGCCTGCGCGGAGGGGGTTACTTGATGAAGTTGTATTGCAGGCTGCCCTGCACGCGGACGGTGTCACTGCGGTTGCCACCTTGCTGCTCAAGCTGGCCGTACAGCAGTTCCATGCCCATCGTCCACGACGGTGCGGGGCTCCAGATCAGGTTGAACACGCCGTAGCGCGTCTGCCGGAAGGCATCGGCCGCCAAAGCCGCGTTGCGTTCCATCGTCAGCTGGCCGTAGATCAGGTTCGACCGCCACAGCGACGACCAGTAATGCGTGTAGCCGACGAAGCCGCCACGCAGGTCCAGCGCGCGCAGGCGTCCATTGCCATCCACCACCGCATCCAGCCCCGAGCCGGTCAGGTCAGCGGTGTAGCGGGCCAGGCCACGCCCGCCCAGCACGCCGAACAGCAGCAGATCGCGCTCGCCCACGCTGGCCGAACCACTCAGCTGCAGGCCGCCGCCGACGGTACGGTCACGCCGCGTATCGGTATCGAAGCCGAGGCTGCGGCCTACCGCCCCGATCTGCAGGTGCCCCCATTCGCGCTCCATGCGCGCGGTGACGGTGACATCCGGCACACGGTTGACGGCGATCCGGTCCGCATCGCCCCCCACCAGCTCGGTCTCGGGCTTTTCCGCCGCCACGGTCAAGGTAGTGCCCTTGCCCAGGCTGAAGTTGTGATGGATACCGGCGACCAGCAGGTAGCCCGCACCGCCAGGACCGGCGAAATCCAGCGTGTCGGGCAGGCTGTCGGCATCCATGAAGCTGGAATAGCCATAGCCTGCATAGGTGTTGCCCAGCTGCCCATAGGCATGGCGCAGGCGGAACTGGTAACCGTCGCTGCTGCCGTAGAAGTCGTTTTCCAGGTAGAAGCGCAGGTTGCCATGCGTGGTCGGCCGGCGCGCCTCGAAGCTGAAGCGGGTCTGCTTGGCATGCATGTTGAAGTTGGACACATCACGGTGGCCACTGCCCACCGGAATCGACGACGGTACGAACTGGTCCTCATCGCCGGCCGCGCGCGAATCGGCGATGGCATCGAGCTTGGCGTAGCCGCCGATGCGGATCACGGTATCGGTACCGGGAATGGCGAAGAAGCCCTTCAGGTCGGGGTCGGTCGGGCCAGCCGCGTTGTCCGGTCGCGAAGCCGCCGTGGACGGATCGGCCACCGAATCACGCTGTGGCAGCACCGGCTGGGCAACACCGGGAACCTGCGTCCGCTGGAGGCTGGTGGCCACTGCCGGCGCCGCCACGGCCGGGGGACTGGAAGCGACAGGAGCTTCCACGGCGGAAGGCCGCTGTTCCAGCGCATCCAGCCGCCGCTGCATGGCTTCCAGTGTCTGCCGCAGGTCCTGCATTTCCCGGCGCAACGCCTGCGCCTCATCCTGTTGCCCCCAGGCAGGCGCAGCCGCAACAGCGGCCAGGCATGCCACGCTCAATACCGCCCAGCGCATTGCATCCTCCTTGGACAGCAGAGTGCTTCATGCGGGACAGCGACGCGACAGCGTCGTGGCCCGCACGCCCGGGTACATCCACGGCCACCTACGGTGCCGTCGCCAGCCTGCGTGCGCGTTGCAACAGAACCACGATCCAGGCGTGTCCCGGCCGGGAACCCCTCTTCCCGCGCGGCATCGCGTTGCTGGCGACGGCACGGGCCTGCGTAACAAGCGCGGAGTGAGGGTGTCGTGAATGAACCGGCGATGAGACCACCGGTGACGTGGCAATGATGCGTCATCAGTGACGCTTTCGAACTGAAATCCATGCACGCAAGGCTAACCCCGCGACCGCTTTCGTCCTTGATCGCAATCAATCGTATTTCTGGATGTCAGTCACGATTCAACACGTGCCCGAGTTGGCAGTCTGCGCAGCCCCCTGCCCCATTCACTGTCGCAGAATGCAACAGGCCCGGACGTCACCGTCCGGGCCTGCGGATCTCCCTGGCAGGCGGGCCTTGCCGCCTGCAGCACTCAACGTGGGCCGAGCACCAGATCCAGATCGGCCCCCTGCGGCAGACCAGCCCGGCGCTGCACGTTGCCCTGCGCATCCTTGAACAGGATGCCCGGCGTCCCCTGGAAGCCCATTTCAAGCATCAGCACCTGATTGGCATCCAGCTTGTTGGCTACCTCACGGCTGATGCTGGCCAGCGGCTTGATGCCCCCCCGGTCAAACTGGCGCTCGTTCTCCAGCAGGGCCGCGCTCGGGTCCTGTGCCGACAGGATGGCGGCAGCCTTGGCCGGGCTGTCCTCGCGGATCACCCCCACCATGACATGGCGCAGCTGCACCTTGCCGGCATCGACCCAGGGCCGTGCGGCATCCCAGAACTTGTGGCAATAAGGGCAGTTGGCGTCGCTGAAGGTATAGACCACGCGCGGTGCATCGGCCTTGCCGTCGCGCACCCAGGCGCTGCCTTCCAGCTTGGTCCAGATCTTGGCCGACATCGGGGCGGCCACCAGCTTTTCCACCGCTGCGGCAGCCACATCATTGCCCTGGGCATCGAACAGGCTGCCCACCAGCACATGCTTGCCATCGGGGGTCACATACGCAGCGGCCGGCTGCTGCCCGCCGACCACGCCGGCGAAGCCGCGCAGACCCCCCGGCGCATCGAATTCGGAAACGACTTCAAAGCCATGCTTTTCGATGCCCTTGAGCACGTCGGGCGGGGCACCCTTGGCGGTGGCCGCAGGCTTGGCCGGCGTGGTAGCCGCCGGGGTCTGCGCCTGGCTGCAGGCGGCCAGCGCCAGCATCACCGGCAGCAACAGCACCACGGGACGGGTGCGCGGGGAATGGGACAACATGGAAACTCCGTTAGAGGATGCCCGCGCAGGCTACCGCAGCCGGCGCAGTTTGTGGTCAAGCGCAGCGTGGGTCAGTTCCCCCAGGTGCAGTTCGACAAGCCGCCCCTGGGCATCGAAGAACAGGGTGGAGGGGTAGGCCCGTACGCCCAGCGCGGTGGACGTGCCGGCATCGGCATCCAGCAGCACGTTGGCCAGCGCCAGGCGCTCGGAGGCCAGGAAATCCTGGACCTCCTGCCGGCCTTCGCCCTGGTTGGCAAACACGAAATGCACCTGCGGGTGGGCCTGCTGCGCGGCCTGCAATACCGGCATTTCGCGACGACAGGGACCACACCAACTGGCCCACAGGTTCAGTACCACCGGCGTTCCGTGGAACTGCTGCAGCGGCACGGCATCGCCCTGCAGGTCCGTCAGCGTCATGGCCGGCAGCGGCATGCAATCGGCCTGCCAGGATGACAGCGCCGCGGTTGCCCCCGCCCATGCCACCACGCCGGCCAGGCCTGCGGCCAGCACCGGCACGCGCAGTGCGGGGTGCCCGCGTAGCCGCCACAATGCCCAGCCTGCCGCCACCAGCACCACCACGGGCCAGTGGTAACCACCGTCGGCGATCTGCAGCATGCTCCAGGGCGCGGCGCCATAAGCCGTCAGATGGGACAGCACGAAGCTGATCCTGCCGGCCAGCAGGCCGATCAACAGCATGTCCAGCAACATCGCCGCTGGCGACGGTGTACCTGCGGACGCGTCAGCCGGGGCTGCCACCGGCACAGGGCGATAGCGCACCCAGAGCGTTGACAGCCCCATCGATAACAGCAGCGCCAGCAGCACCACCACGACCGGCATCGGAACCGGACCTACACTCGTCATGCTCTGCACCTACCTGCCCTGCAACAACGTTCCATCCTCACGGCAGGGTCCCCACGATGCAAGCGGCCGCACGGTGCGCACCGGATCAAGCGGCCTGCCGGCCCAGCAGTGCGGTCGGGCCCAGGGGGACATGCGGACCACGGGCCAGCTGCGGACGGTCACGAACCTTGCCCTGCACATGGCGGCGATAGACCGCCGGCGTCATGCCCACGATGCGCAGGAACAGGCGACGGAAGGCGCTCTGATCGGCATAGCCCACGCCGAATGCGACTTCCTCGATGCCACCGCCCTGCTGCAGCAGCTGCTGCGCCTTGGCCACGCGCAGCCGTTGGCAGTACTCGATCGGCCGCATGCCGGTAGCGCGCAGGAAGCGCCGTTGCAGGGTGCGTGGCTCCAGGCCCGATACCGCACAGATCGCCCCCAGTGTCGC
Encoded proteins:
- the adiC gene encoding arginine/agmatine antiporter, with the translated sequence MAQAKKIGVVGATFLVAGNMMGSGVFLLPSSLAKIGTASIWGWLITTAGALLLAFVFAKLGKLAPKAGGPYAYARDWFGPYMGFQTNTIYWFANWIGNVAIPIAAVGYFSYFFPILSEPLVRCIAVLVLVWALSFANMIGPAFVSRVQTVTTSFALVPILGIAIFGWFFFDADIFKGAYNVSGESNFGAISSAAALTLWAFIGVESASVTAGVVENPEKNVARATLAGVFLAAIAYIASSSVIMGMVPNAELQVSDAPFALAAAKAVGGWGGALVSLCAFIGAAGSLGGWILLTAQSAKAASDDGLFPSIFSRTNKDDVPVKGVLIVAVLMTLAVLVTSTSKTASAQFDVITSAAVVLTLLPYIYSCVACYFVVERSHTIIHTGAFWTLTSLTVVYCLWAIYGSSGTIVQYAFLFVLFITVFYPFFSEERRQQRQRAREASAIAAGAQRS
- a CDS encoding TlpA disulfide reductase family protein; the protein is MTSVGPVPMPVVVVLLALLLSMGLSTLWVRYRPVPVAAPADASAGTPSPAAMLLDMLLIGLLAGRISFVLSHLTAYGAAPWSMLQIADGGYHWPVVVLVAAGWALWRLRGHPALRVPVLAAGLAGVVAWAGATAALSSWQADCMPLPAMTLTDLQGDAVPLQQFHGTPVVLNLWASWCGPCRREMPVLQAAQQAHPQVHFVFANQGEGRQEVQDFLASERLALANVLLDADAGTSTALGVRAYPSTLFFDAQGRLVELHLGELTHAALDHKLRRLR
- the dsbG gene encoding thiol:disulfide interchange protein DsbG, with the protein product MLSHSPRTRPVVLLLPVMLALAACSQAQTPAATTPAKPAATAKGAPPDVLKGIEKHGFEVVSEFDAPGGLRGFAGVVGGQQPAAAYVTPDGKHVLVGSLFDAQGNDVAAAAVEKLVAAPMSAKIWTKLEGSAWVRDGKADAPRVVYTFSDANCPYCHKFWDAARPWVDAGKVQLRHVMVGVIREDSPAKAAAILSAQDPSAALLENERQFDRGGIKPLASISREVANKLDANQVLMLEMGFQGTPGILFKDAQGNVQRRAGLPQGADLDLVLGPR
- a CDS encoding DcaP family trimeric outer membrane transporter → MRWAVLSVACLAAVAAAPAWGQQDEAQALRREMQDLRQTLEAMQRRLDALEQRPSAVEAPVASSPPAVAAPAVATSLQRTQVPGVAQPVLPQRDSVADPSTAASRPDNAAGPTDPDLKGFFAIPGTDTVIRIGGYAKLDAIADSRAAGDEDQFVPSSIPVGSGHRDVSNFNMHAKQTRFSFEARRPTTHGNLRFYLENDFYGSSDGYQFRLRHAYGQLGNTYAGYGYSSFMDADSLPDTLDFAGPGGAGYLLVAGIHHNFSLGKGTTLTVAAEKPETELVGGDADRIAVNRVPDVTVTARMEREWGHLQIGAVGRSLGFDTDTRRDRTVGGGLQLSGSASVGERDLLLFGVLGGRGLARYTADLTGSGLDAVVDGNGRLRALDLRGGFVGYTHYWSSLWRSNLIYGQLTMERNAALAADAFRQTRYGVFNLIWSPAPSWTMGMELLYGQLEQQGGNRSDTVRVQGSLQYNFIK